A DNA window from Eremothecium cymbalariae DBVPG#7215 chromosome 3, complete sequence contains the following coding sequences:
- the FAS1 gene encoding tetrafunctional fatty acid synthase subunit FAS1 (similar to Ashbya gossypii AER085C), with translation MNSTTRPVTLSHGAIEHCLSVPTKLYLTVTQLQSSFSKHLAPVTESYATDEEPSSPAELLAKFLGYVVSQLDPQSVSDYDDVLEIALGEFESSYMYGEEVHTLAARLLLSETHPTTLLKVKELVQHYFEARHFFKGGFPKSQSALFKSAAAKEAQLVAIFGGQGNTDNYFEELRELYQTYRYLVEDVIEAAADQLAELVRTTEGASKVYTQGFDFRQWLNHPERTPVNYYMLSIPISCPLIGVIQLAHYAVTARVLGFTPGELRSHMVGATGHSQGFVTAAAIAEADSWASFFTSLKKTISLLFFIGVRCYQVYPNTSLSPSIAEDSIENGEGKPSPMLSISNLTKEEVQDFIDKTNAHLPKEKHIVISLVNGARNLVVSGPPRPLYGLNLALRKAKAPSGLDQSRIPHSERKLKFTNRFLPIASPFHSHLLEPAEKLIEQDLLDAKIEFNQADLKLPVYDTFNGEDLRTFKGSVACRIAHCITKLPVNWEVATKFSATHLLDFGPGGSSGLGVLTHRNKEGSGVRVIIAGSLDNNIDEDYGFKQEIFDLNPNNLKFGPNWLKEFHPKLVKTKAGKIYVETKFSKLLGKAPLFVPGMTPTTVSSDFVASVLNAGYHVELAGGGYFSPDHMTKAIDDVISKVKKGTSLGINLIYVNPRMLQWGIPMLRDLRAKGYPIQSLTIGAGVPSLDVATEYIETLGLTHLGLKPGSIDAISQCITIAKAHPTFPIVVQWTGGRGGGHHSFENFHAPILQMYCKLRKCSNIVLIAGSGFGSAEDTYPYLTGEWSTMFNYPCMPFDGFLFGSRIMAAKEAKTSLAAKKAIVSCPGVPDEQWEQTYKKPAGGIITVRSEMGEPIHKIATRGVLFWKEMDETIFNLPKNKLQAALDSKKDYITAKLNADYQKPWFATVNGKVCDLGDMTYEQVARRLVELLYIKSTGEWIDLTLRNFTVDFLRRIEERFTKAKTASVIQSYSMLKNPETVLNAIFTSFPAAKDQLLNAQDVAYFLECAQRPTQKPVPFVPVLDERFEFFFKKDSLWQSENLEAVVDEDVNRTCILHGPVAAQFTKVVNEPIQSIMDGIHNGHISKLLEDYYDNDESKVPVVEYFGGENPEALDYECTKTEKFVEYRASASTDPVTWFKVLGGSHRNWRFAFFTVPRVVQNSMYDSNAAHKIFKPCDKMVVRIYNSENSKKTEIVLLEPVQGELKATARLSLASENLIQLDLIENRTLDGTPISLPMFYDYNTEDGFAPISEVMEGRNQRIKQLYWKLWLDEPFNLDFDPREVLETGEFRITSNAIAEFTHAIGNNCEDFVSRPGKVLLAPMDFAIVIGWRVLVKAIFPNSIDGDLLKLVHLSNSYRMVPGAKSFQENDLVTSSAVIQSVINQPNGKVVSVLGTLKRDGKPVLEVTSSFLYRGNYFDYENTFQRISEQAYIINVNSPKDFAVLKSKEWFHLDDEELDLLGKTLTFETETYVTFKNQNIFSSLKCEGRVLMELSTRENVPIGVVNYEAGESHGNPVIDYLIRNGSTLEHKVNLENPIPIAEVKTQAPGTNEPYARVSGDLNPIHVSRHFSNYANLPGTITHGMYTSASVRALVETWAAENVSSRVIAFSSEFVGMVLPNTQLKTKIEHVGMINGRKLIKFETKNDSDEIVLIGEAEVQQPVSTFVFTGQGSQEQGMGMDLYEKSAVARKIWDRADKHFKSTYGFSILNIVRNNPKELIIYFGGEKGRAIKENYTSMIFETVVDGKVKTEKIFKSITEETTSYKFVSDSGLLSATQFTQPALTLMEKASFEDLKSKGLIPAEATFAGHSLGEYAALASMAGVMSIESLVEVVFYRGMTMQVAVPRDELGRSNYGMIALNPSRVSSTFTQDALSFVVERVGKFTGWLVEIVNYNVENQQYVAAGDLRALDTLGNVLNFLKLQNIDIVQLQKSMSLEEVESQLNEIVGEVSKKSSAKQQPIELERGFASIPLRGISVPFHSSYLRSGVKPFKNFLIKNVIKENVKVDRLVGKYIPNLTAKPFELTKEYFEDVYNLTGSEKIKDILDNWDSYQS, from the coding sequence ATGAATTCGACGACGAGGCCAGTGACGCTGTCCCATGGGGCGATTGAACACTGTCTTTCGGTTCCTACAAAATTGTATTTAACGGTTACCCAGCTTCAGTCATCATTTTCGAAGCATTTAGCGCCGGTGACCGAGAGCTATGCAACAGATGAAGAGCCATCTTCACCCGCGGAGTTGTTAGCAAAGTTTCTTGGGTATGTAGTGAGTCAGCTTGATCCGCAATCTGTTTCTGATTACGATGATGTGTTGGAGATTGCATTGGGGGAGTTTGAGTCGAGTTATATGTATGGTGAGGAGGTTCATACGTTAGCTGCAAGGTTGTTGCTGAGTGAGACACATCCAACGACATTGCTGAAGGTCAAGGAATTGGTGCAACATTACTTTGAAGCTCGGCACTTTTTCAAAGGAGGGTTCCCCAAATCACAGTCTGCGCTATTTAAGAGTGCGGCAGCGAAGGAAGCGCAGCTGGTTGCGATATTTGGGGGGCAAGGCAATACAGACaattattttgaagaattgcGCGAATTGTATCAGACCTACCGTTACTTGGTTGAAGATGTTATTGAAGCAGCAGCCGATCAGTTGGCCGAGTTGGTCAGAACCACAGAGGGTGCCAGCAAGGTATATACACAGGGCTTTGACTTCAGGCAGTGGTTGAACCATCCAGAGCGTACACCGGTTAACTACTATATGCTGTCAATTCCCATCTCGTGTCCTTTAATTGGTGTAATTCAGTTGGCACATTATGCAGTGACAGCCAGAGTTTTGGGTTTTACTCCTGGAGAATTGAGGTCTCATATGGTTGGTGCAACTGGTCACTCTCAGGGCTTTGTTACTGCCGCTGCTATTGCTGAAGCGGACTCTTGGGCTTCCTTTTTTAcatctttaaagaagaCTATTTCATTGTTATTCTTTATTGGTGTACGTTGTTACCAAGTATATCCTAATACTTCTTTATCACCATCTATTGCTGAGGATTCTATCGAGAATGGCGAGGGTAAGCCATCTCCGATGCTTtctatttcaaatttaaccaaagaagaagtaCAGGATTTTATCGACAAAACTAACGCACATTTACCTAAGGAAAAACATATTGTTATTTCCTTAGTTAATGGCGCCAGAAATTTAGTTGTTTCTGGGCCGCCAAGACCATTGTATGGTTTGAACTTGGCTTTAAGGAAAGCCAAGGCTCCATCCGGATTGGATCAATCCAGGATTCCACACAGTGAGAGAAAACTAAAGTTTACTAATAGATTCCTTCCAATTGCTTCCCCATTTCATTCACATTTGTTAGAACCTGCTGAAAAGCTAATTGAACAGGATTTACTTGACGCGAAGATAGAATTTAACCAAGCTGACTTGAAGCTACCAGTTTATGATACATTTAATGGAGAAGATTTGAGGACTTTTAAAGGTTCTGTGGCTTGTAGAATTGCTCACTGTATTACTAAACTTCCTGTTAACTGGGAGGTAGCCACAAAATTCTCTGCTACTCATCTCTTAGATTTTGGTCCTGGTGGGTCCTCAGGCCTAGGTGTGTTAACACATCGCAATAAAGAGGGATCCGGAGTACGTGTAATCATTGCTGGTTCTTTAGacaataatattgatgaggatTATGGTTTCAAACAGGAAATTTTTGATCTCAATCCTAACAACTTGAAATTTGGTCCAAATTGGTTGAAAGAGTTCCACCCCAAACTGGTGAAGACCAAAGCCGGTAAGATTTATGTTGAAACAAAATTCTCAAAGTTGCTGGGTAAGGCACCATTATTTGTTCCAGGTATGACACCTACTACAGTTTCGTCAGACTTTGTCGCTTCAGTTCTTAATGCAGGTTACCATGTTGAATTAGCGGGTGGGGGCTATTTCTCACCTGATCATATGACAAAAGCTATCGATGACGTAATTTCAAAAGTTAAAAAGGGTACCAGTCTTGGTATTAATCTGATCTATGTTAATCCAAGAATGCTGCAATGGGGTATCCCCATGTTGAGGGATCTAAGAGCAAAAGGTTATCCAATCCAATCGTTGACTATTGGTGCAGGTGTTCCATCCTTGGATGTTGCTACTGAATATATCGAGACTTTGGGCCTTACTCACCTAGGTTTAAAACCAGGTTCAATTGATGCCATATCTCAATGTATCACTATTGCCAAAGCCCACCCGACATTCCCAATTGTGGTTCAGTGGACTGGTGGCAGAGGTGGTGGTCACCATtcctttgaaaactttCATGCACCAATCTTACAGATGTATTGTAAGTTAAGGAAATGTTCAAATATTGTTTTGATTGCAGGTTCTGGCTTCGGTTCTGCTGAAGATACTTATCCTTACTTGACTGGTGAGTGGTCTACAATGTTTAACTACCCATGTATGCCATTCGATGGTTTCCTCTTTGGGTCCAGAATCATGGCAGCTAAAGAAGCTAAGACTTCTTTAGCTGCAAAGAAAGCAATTGTTTCATGTCCTGGTGTTCCAGATGAACAATGGGAGCAAACCTACAAGAAACCTGCAGGCGGTATTATTACTGTTCGCTCTGAAATGGGTGAACCAATTCATAAGATTGCAACTCGTGGTGTTTTGTTCTGGAAAGAAATGGATGAAACAATTTTCAACTTGCCAAAGAATAAGCTACAAGCTGCTTTGGATTCCAAGAAAGATTACATTACTGCGAAATTGAATGCTGATTATCAGAAACCATGGTTTGCAACTGTGAACGGTAAAGTGTGTGATTTAGGCGATATGACATATGAACAAGTGGCTAGAAGGTTGGTAgaattattatatattaaatctACTGGTGAATGGATCGACCTTACATTAAGGAATTTTACAGTTGACTTTTTACGCAGGATTGAGGAACGCTTCACCAAAGCGAAGACTGCTTCTGTTATTCAGTCTTACAGCATGTTGAAAAACCCCGAAACAGTTTTGAATGCAATTTTCACTTCCTTCCCGGCTGCTAAGGATCAACTACTTAATGCGCAGGATGTGGCATACTTTTTAGAATGTGCCCAAAGACCTACCCAGAAACCAGTTCCATTTGTTCCAGTTTTGGATGAAAGGtttgaattctttttcaagaagGATTCTCTATGGCAATCTGAAAACCTAGAAGCCGTtgtggatgaagatgttaaCAGAACTTGTATCCTTCACGGACCTGTCGCAGCACAGTTTACTAAGGTAGTTAACGAACCCATTCAATCTATAATGGATGGCATTCATAATGGCCACATTTCTAAATTGTTAGAGGATTATTACGATAATGATGAATCTAAAGTTCCTGTCGTTGAATATTTCGGTGGTGAAAACCCAGAGGCTCTGGACTATGAATGTACGAAAACGGAAAAATTCGTTGAATATCGCGCTTCTGCATCTACTGATCCTGTTACTTGGTTCAAGGTTTTGGGTGGTTCTCACAGAAATTGGAGATTTGCATTTTTCACCGTTCCAAGAGTTGTTCAGAACTCCATGTATGATTCAAACGCAGCTCATAAAATCTTTAAGCCTTGTGACAAAATGGTTGTGCGTATTTATAACTCAGAAAACTCTAAGAAGACTGAAATTGTCTTGTTAGAACCTGTACAAGGAGAATTGAAGGCTACTGCACGGTTATCTTTGGCTTCTGAAAATTTGATACAATTAGACCTAATTGAAAATAGAACTTTAGATGGAACTCCCATTTCACTGCCTATGTTTTATGATTACAACACTGAGGATGGCTTCGCTCCTATCTCGGAAGTTATGGAAGGCCGTAACCAACGAATCAAACAATTATATTGGAAATTATGGCTGGATGAACCCTTTAACTTGGACTTTGATCCAAGAGAAGTGCTCGAAACAGGAGAGTTCAGAATTACTTCTAACGCTATTGCTGAATTTACTCATGCTATAGGAAACAATTGTGAGGATTTCGTGAGCAGACCAGGTAAAGTCTTGCTTGCACCAATGGATTTTGCTATAGTTATTGGATGGAGAGTTTTGGTGAAGGCTATCTTCCCTAACAGCATTGACGGTGATCTATTGAAGTTAGTTCATTTGTCTAATTCTTACAGGATGGTTCCTGGGGCCAAGTCATTCCAGGAAAATGACCTTGTTACATCTTCCGCTGTCATTCAGTCTGTTATTAATCAACCTAATGGTAAGGTTGTTTCCGTGCTAGGTACCTTGAAGAGAGACGGTAAACCTGTACTTGAGGTGACATCTTCTTTCTTGTACCGAGGCAATTACTTCGACTACGaaaatacttttcaaagaatatCAGAACAGGCTTACATTATTAATGTGAACTCTCCGAAAGATTTTGCTGTCTTAAAATCTAAGGAGTGGTTCCATTTGGATGACGAAGAGCTTGATTTGTTGGGTAAAACGCTAACCTTTGAAACAGAAACTTACGTGACTTTTAAGAACCAAAATATATTCTCCTCGTTGAAATGTGAGGGGAGAGTACTTATGGAACTATCTACTAGAGAAAATGTTCCAATTGGTGTTGTTAACTATGAAGCTGGCGAGTCCCATGGCAATCCTGTTATTGACTACTTAATTAGAAATGGATCTACTTTAGAACATAAGGTTAATCTTGAAAACCCTATTCCAATTGCCGAAGTCAAGACTCAAGCACCAGGTACTAACGAGCCATATGCAAGAGTTTCCGGCGATCTTAACCCTATTCACGTTTCACGTCACTTTTCCAACTATGCTAACTTACCAGGTACTATTACCCATGGTATGTATACATCTGCTTCTGTTCGTGCATTAGTTGAAACTTGGGCTGCAGAAAATGTTTCCTCCAGAGTTATTGCTTTCAGTTCTGAATTTGTTGGAATGGTTCTTCCAAATACTCAGctgaaaacaaaaattgaacaTGTTGGTATGATTAATGGTCgtaaattaataaaattcGAGACTAAGAATGATTCGGACGAGATTGTTTTGATTGGTGAGGCCGAAGTTCAACAACCGGTCTCAACGTTTGTTTTTACAGGCCAGGGATCTCAAGAACAAGGTATGGGCATGGACCTATACGAGAAGTCTGCCGTTGCAAGGAAGATTTGGGATAGAGCAGATAAACATTTTAAGAGCACGTATGGTTTTTCTATACTAAACATTGTGAGAAATAATCCAAAGGAATTGATTATCTATTTTGGCGGTGAGAAAGGTAGAGCTATTAAGGAAAATTACACTTCTATGATTTTTGAAACTGTTGTTGATGGTAAAGttaaaactgaaaaaatattcaagtCAATTACTGAAGAGACTACATCTTATAAGTTTGTTTCAGATTCTGGCTTGTTATCTGCTACGCAGTTTACTCAGCCTGCACTAACTTTGATGGAAAAGGCATCTTTTGAAGACCTGAAATCCAAGGGGTTGATACCAGCGGAAGCAACATTTGCAGGCCACTCACTAGGTGAATACGCAGCACTTGCTTCCATGGCTGGAGTTATGTCTATCGAATCTCTTGTTGAAGTAGTCTTTTACAGAGGTATGACAATGCAAGTTGCGGTTCCTAGAGATGAATTAGGCAGGTCTAACTATGGAATGATAGCCCTAAATCCTAGTAGGGTATCTTCTACGTTTACTCAAGATGCTTTGTCGTTTGTTGTTGAACGTGTTGGTAAGTTTACTGGATGGTTGGTCGAAATTGTTAACTATAATGTTGAAAATCAACAATACGTTGCTGCTGGTGACTTAAGAGCTTTGGATACCTTGGGCAACGTGCTCAACTTCCTCAagcttcaaaatattgacaTTGTTCAGTTGCAAAAATCCATGAGTTTGGAGGAGGTTGAGTCACAGTTAAATGAGATCGTTGGTGAAGTCAGCAAAAAGTCATCGGCTAAGCAGCAACCAATCGAGCTGGAAAGAGGCTTCGCTTCTATTCCATTGCGTGGTATTTCAGTTCCTTTCCACTCTTCTTACTTGAGAAGCGGTGTAAAAccattcaaaaatttcttaAT